Genomic segment of Thiomonas sp. FB-Cd:
CGGCGCGAAGCCCGCCGCGCGACCACAGCATCGGTCCTCGGGATTGATTAAAAATTGCGGCCGCAGCATGGGGCGTGCGCGGGACATTGTCTCTTGCTGAATTCGACGCGTCCGCACGCTTGGCCCCGAGCTCTTGGCCCGGGCTTGGCCATGCCGGGACCCGGGCCTGTCAGGTGCCATTCAAACCCGCACGTGCAGCGCACCGGCGCTGCCATTGCCGGCGAATGGAACAGCTCCAACCAAGCCGCACCAACACATACCCCAGAACGGCCAGCACCAGAGCCAGGATCGGCAATCCAACGAGCAGCGGCTCACCCAGTCCCATGGACCAATGCACAAGCGCCTTTATTGACGCGCCGAGGTGAGTCCAGTCCAACTGCGGCACAGCAGCGAGCCTGTCCCGCCCATTGACGCCCGTGACCCAGCTGCCCAAATGATAGGCAACCAGGTACAGCGGCACGATCGTCAGCGGATTCGAATACAAGGTGGTGACGAGAGCAATCGGAAAGTTGCATCGCAGCGTCACCGCCAGAACGCCAGCCCCCAACATCTGCAACGGCCCCGGAATGAGACCGGCAAAAAGACCCACAGCAACACCAAGGGCCACGCTGCGCCGATGCAGGCTCCACAGCGCGGGGTGACTCATGTGCGCGGCAAAGGGGCGCAATACTGGGTAATCACGCATTGTGTCAAAGCGTGCGGCAATCGCCCGGCTGAGCCTGCGCGCCATCCTGCGGCCCCGCTACGTTCGGCCGGTGGAACCAAATCCACCTTCGCCTCGCGCGCTTGGCGTGAAGGCCTCGACGACCCGCCATTGCGCCTGGACCACCGGAACAATCACCAATTGCGCGATGCGCTCAAAGGGCTGAACCGTGTAGTGCTGCAAGCCACGGTTCCAGCAGCTCACCATCAGCGGGCCCTGGTAGTCCGAGTCGATGAGGCCAACGAGATTGCCCAGGACGATCCCGTGCTTATGGCCAAGCCCCGAACGCGGCAGAATCATCGCAGCATGACCGCTGTCCGCAACGTGGATGGACAGGCCCGTACTGATCAGTTCGGCTTGACCGGGCGCCAGCACAAGCGGCTCGTCGATGCATGCTCGCAGATCCATACCCGCTGCGCCCGGCGTGGCATAGGCAGGCAGTTGCTCACGCAGCCTGGGGTCGAGCACAAGAATCTCAATAGGCAGGTTCATGATTGCTGGGATGGCATGCGGGATACGATTTCGACCAAAATGCGCCGCGCCAGGTCGAGTTTGGCGCCACGCGGCAGCTCGAGCACTCCTTGCGCATCGATCAAAACACAGGCGTTATCGTCGCGGCCGAAGGTCTGCGGGCCAAGGTTGCCCACCAACAGCGGCACACCCTTGCGCACACGCTTGGCCTGCGCGTTGGCGATGAGGTCATCCGCTTCGGCGGCGAAGCCCACGCAGAACGGCGCCTCGGGTTGGGCGGCGACTTCGGCAAGGATGTCAGGGTTCGGGTCGAGTTCGAGTACTGGTGGTCGGGCATCGCCTTGCTTCTTGAGCTTGCCAGCCTCAACGCGCGCGGGTCGCCAGTCAGCGACGG
This window contains:
- a CDS encoding DUF2062 domain-containing protein, which encodes MRDYPVLRPFAAHMSHPALWSLHRRSVALGVAVGLFAGLIPGPLQMLGAGVLAVTLRCNFPIALVTTLYSNPLTIVPLYLVAYHLGSWVTGVNGRDRLAAVPQLDWTHLGASIKALVHWSMGLGEPLLVGLPILALVLAVLGYVLVRLGWSCSIRRQWQRRCAARAGLNGT
- the dut gene encoding dUTP diphosphatase, which encodes MNLPIEILVLDPRLREQLPAYATPGAAGMDLRACIDEPLVLAPGQAELISTGLSIHVADSGHAAMILPRSGLGHKHGIVLGNLVGLIDSDYQGPLMVSCWNRGLQHYTVQPFERIAQLVIVPVVQAQWRVVEAFTPSARGEGGFGSTGRT